In Maniola jurtina chromosome Z, ilManJurt1.1, whole genome shotgun sequence, the genomic window catatcAAATAACGTACACATAGGTGCATAACTAGcccaaaaattatattaaaattcttATCTATTTCAATgtccaaatataaaatatttatctcCATGTATTAAATGGATAATCTAttataaaaaatcatttattattaaaaaattataattatattattataaaaattatattattatgtatgacgGCTTAATAGTTAGAGTTCACGCTACTCACAGTCTCATTAGCACTGCGTCACTTGTACAGGCCGATTAAATAAGGACCCCGGAGTGTTCAAAACTAGTCGAACGTACTCCGACAAGCAAGGGAGTTAAGCTGtcatacatatatttataatgaatacCATTCACACTAGTTTAAGCGCTAAAAAGACTAACTGACTTCACAAAGTTATCTACATAAAACTCAAACCACTTGATCTAGGAACCCGAGATTTTATGTGTAGGTCCTCGCTATAACATAGACCCCCATCAGAGTGAATTAAAGTGAGTATGCTCTCGGTTTGGACCTGAATCGACGTCAGTCAGTAGGTATTTGAGCACTAGAGGTGactaaaatcaaagatttaaaaatattgttatatttaaaattctttGTCAGCTTTGAAGCTGAGGCAAGTCAGTAATCATACCAATAGTAAGAATCAggttagttttttattaaaaaaggggtttagtatgagattttgcaTCTCGCAAATGTTGATAGAATTGTAGAAAATGCATGCTCTCTCGCTCGACTTGCGAGCAACCATAGAGAGCACTCTTAAATCAAGTTCGTTTAGATGAGTCTTACtttgttttagtatttttcaaattctaCCTTTCACGAGATATAAAATCTTGCACTAATAGTACTCAAGAACCTGTTCTACTCCCAAAATTAAAGTCAAACATAATCCAAATAAACagttcaataaaattaaaaaatgtcaaGATAAATTTTCTAATAGAGGTGTTTAGAAACTAATAAATGTACAAATATTTCATTGTCAATGTCaacatataaaatatacaaataatatacctactgcatGAAATATTACTTCACTTAAATTgcttaaactatttttaaaataaaatcgttcAAAGATAGCTTTACTATGAAAAAACTGTTAACAATGAACACAACTCATTTTCTAATTTCAGTGCTGAACCTTCGAATGGTATCAGACCCTCGGTCCAATAATATTTACACTGGACGGAGCCATAACTAGATGAAGCCGCTCTTATAAATTCGTGTGTCAAATTGTAGTGTAGCTGGTGTAAATTTGGAACATTTTTTGGTAATTTTGTAAGTTTGTGTCATGCATCAAAatcattttcaacttttattacATGCTCGCAACATTTTCGCCATTCAGCTGCACCAATTTCCGAGAAAGCTTCCTCTGTTgttaatttatatattactgtcttgttggtgtacaataaagaatattttacttttactttactttactttacttgaTATCACTTGCAGGCCTATTAACATCCTTCTCGGCAACTTTCTGCTTCATTATACCCCATATCATTTCTATGGGATTTAGAGTGCAATGGTAAGGTGGAAGCCTTAATACTTCATGACCGTGCGACTTAAAAATTTCATCAAGCTCATATATAGGTGGAGACTTGTTTTGTTGCACTGCTTCAAGTAATTGGCAATTACGCCAATGATCTTCatagtaaatattatttctaagGAGCCATTCTTTAATATCAGCTATACGGTTAGCTTGTATGGGTGGTTTATTCAATTGTACAGAATGATAACTTGCGTTATCCATAACAATCAGAGATGATTTCGTAAGATTTGGTATTAGCTTTTCCGTGACCCATTTCTAAAGTTATTTTGGTTCATATCATGATGGTAGTCAGCAGATATACTTTTTGACCTATATATTAGGCAACAATTGGGTACAAAACCGTTTTCTCCACCAGCATTCACAATAATCCATCTTGCCCCCGTTGAAATACTTTTAGATGGACCTGCAATATCTTTACTTTGCCAACACTTATTTACAGAACATGAACCGTGTATATAGGTCTCGTCTAAATAAACTACATCTAGTTTATCAGGTTGTTGAGATTCACGGTTCTTCTTCATACACTCTAAATACCTGAATTTTTGTATCTTGATGTCGTGATCCATTAAAATTGTTCTTTTTGATTGGCACTTCACAAAGTCAAAGCCAATATTTTTCAGAATAAGCCTGTAAAAAACATAAGATAAAAAATGTAGAAACATTATAACTAAAACAAGTaaaattagtaagtacttatataatatactagcgacccgccccggcttcgcacgggtgagaagtcaaccatacatctctaaccatttaggcagcgttcgcgagaatcgttaacgtacggcagttttttcgacgccttactccacaattttcactaccacgaaaaatcctatctattttccaggataaaatatagcctatacggattcggaagaatccctctaag contains:
- the LOC123880459 gene encoding uncharacterized protein LOC123880459; the encoded protein is CRKKPFRSQARDIVYNVYQKICAEEDKDQSESSILKRVQTLTGVSSSTIRRIVGEGRANGGVFSTPGKRRKRGKKKINLDSFDLEVIRNKIKEFYTVKKEIPTLRKLLQTLREDIDFNGGRESLRLILKNIGFDFVKCQSKRTILMDHDIKIQKFRYLECMKKNRESQQPDKLDVVYLDETYIHGSCSVNKCWQSKDIAGPSKSISTGARWIIVNAGGENGFVPNCCLIYRSKSISADYHHDMNQNNFRNGSRKS